From one Thalassobaculum sp. OXR-137 genomic stretch:
- a CDS encoding LIC12192 family sporadic carbohydrate cluster protein, giving the protein MTRAKTDVLQGYVTHQSFKGLRIPANVQNLVMRDYARSRDKTFRLSRGEYFFDGCYVQLFAMLRDLDQMDGIILCSLFMLPANADRRREVFDMLLAAGGEMHCVFESLVIRDETGVAELEELFLLNDALDKAPREIDRSILPPLNGIDSFT; this is encoded by the coding sequence ATGACCCGGGCCAAGACGGACGTGCTCCAGGGCTACGTGACGCACCAGAGCTTCAAGGGGCTGCGGATCCCCGCGAATGTGCAGAACCTGGTGATGCGGGACTATGCCAGGAGCCGGGACAAGACCTTCCGGCTGTCCCGCGGCGAGTACTTCTTCGACGGCTGCTACGTCCAACTCTTCGCCATGCTGCGGGATCTCGACCAGATGGACGGGATCATCCTGTGCAGCCTCTTCATGCTGCCGGCCAATGCGGACCGGCGGCGCGAGGTCTTCGACATGCTGCTCGCCGCCGGCGGCGAGATGCATTGCGTGTTCGAATCCCTGGTGATCCGGGACGAGACCGGGGTGGCCGAACTGGAGGAACTGTTCCTTCTGAACGACGCGCTCGACAAGGCACCGCGGGAGATAGACCGGTCGATTCTTCCGCCGCTGAACGGAATCGACAGTTTTACCTGA
- a CDS encoding SDR family oxidoreductase: MQNDHTIKRVLVTGGAGYVGSVLTPKLLEAGYDVVVFDIQYFGDDTLPLSNPKLTSVKGDLRDTPAFAEAVAGCDAVIHLACISNDPSFVLDPTLSKSINYDCFEPMVVAAKAAGVKRFIYASTSSVYGVSEAPDVTEDHPLVPLTDYNKFKGMCEPLLWKHNDEDFVAVTIRPATVCGYAPRMRLDLSVNILTNHAVNNGKITVFGGSQLRPNIHIEDVCRLYVDLLSHDAAKINGETFNAGYQNMAISEIAEVVKKVVEEQMPERAPIDIVTTPSDDLRSYHVNSDKIRNALGFVPRLSVEDAVRGLVQAFRDGKLPNPMTDDRYFNVKTMQKLTAA, encoded by the coding sequence GTGCAGAACGACCACACCATCAAGCGAGTCCTCGTGACCGGCGGCGCCGGATATGTCGGCTCGGTGCTGACGCCCAAGCTGCTCGAGGCGGGCTACGACGTCGTCGTCTTCGACATCCAGTATTTCGGCGACGACACGCTGCCGCTTTCCAATCCGAAGCTGACCTCGGTCAAGGGCGACCTGCGCGACACTCCTGCCTTCGCCGAGGCTGTCGCGGGCTGCGATGCGGTCATCCACCTTGCGTGTATTTCCAACGACCCGTCCTTCGTGCTCGACCCGACCCTGTCGAAGTCGATCAACTACGACTGTTTCGAGCCGATGGTCGTCGCGGCGAAGGCGGCGGGGGTGAAGCGCTTCATCTATGCCTCGACCAGTTCGGTCTACGGCGTGTCCGAGGCGCCCGACGTCACCGAGGACCATCCGCTGGTTCCGCTGACCGACTACAACAAGTTCAAGGGCATGTGCGAGCCGCTGCTGTGGAAGCACAATGACGAGGATTTCGTCGCCGTCACGATCCGCCCGGCGACGGTCTGCGGCTACGCGCCCCGCATGCGCCTCGACCTGTCGGTCAACATCCTGACCAACCATGCGGTCAATAACGGCAAGATCACCGTCTTCGGCGGCAGCCAGCTGCGGCCGAACATCCATATCGAGGACGTCTGCCGACTCTATGTGGACCTGCTGAGCCACGACGCGGCGAAGATCAACGGGGAGACCTTCAACGCCGGCTACCAGAACATGGCGATCTCCGAGATCGCCGAGGTGGTGAAGAAGGTCGTGGAGGAGCAGATGCCGGAGCGGGCGCCGATCGATATCGTCACCACGCCCAGCGACGATCTGCGCTCCTACCACGTCAATTCCGACAAGATCCGCAACGCGCTGGGCTTCGTGCCGCGGCTCTCGGTCGAGGATGCCGTCCGCGGCCTGGTACAGGCGTTCCGCGACGGCAAGCTTCCGAACCCGATGACCGACGACCGGTATTTCAACGTCAAGACCATGCAGAAACTGACCGCCGCCTGA